DNA sequence from the Thiobacillus sp. SCUT-2 genome:
ACCCGCCGCTTCGATCCGATCGTCCGCCAGGTCGTCAGGTTCTCCCGCGGCCTGGGCCTCGGGATCGACCTTGAGTGCCTGCTGCGGGATGGAGAGCGGGTTGTTCCAGAACCGGTCGAAACTGCTGGATAGCTGCTGCACGATGGGGCCGGCGGCAAAGACGTCGTCATCGGCATACTGGCCGTCAGGGTCGATCTGGAAATACATGTCACCGATGTTTCGCCCGCCGACCAGGGCGATCGCGTTGTCCGCAACGAACAGCTTGTTGTGCATGCGATAGTCCAGGCGGTCGGCATTGAACATGAACTCGAGGCCGCGGAAAAACCGCGCGGTCCCTCGGTAGCGGAAGGGGTTGTAATAGCGAATCTGGATGTTCGGGTGCGCCTCGAGCGCCGCGATCTGTTCGTCTCCATCCAGCGTTTCCCCATCATCGATCAGGAGACGGACGCGGACGCCGCGATCCGCGGCATGAAGGATGGCGTCGGTAAGCAGCTTGCCGGTCTGATCGGCATGGAAAGCGAAATACTGGAGATCCAGCGTGCGTTGCGCCGCCTGGATGATCTGCATGCGAATCAGGAACCCGTCCTCGCCTGCCGAGAGAATGTAAAAGCCCGATTGGCCCGGATGGGCATGCGCTGCGGCTGCGAAATGCCGGCCAAAGCGGGTTGCGTCAGGATGGCCGAATGCGGTCGAGGCCTGGCGCGGATAATCCGCACCCGGCGGCAAGCTGCTGCATGCCCCCAGCAAGGACAAGAGCGCCAGCATCGCCAGCCGCCGGCTGGCAGTCTGGGAAGGCAGGCGCAATGCGCGTGCCCGATACTCCGTCTCGATGCGGGTGCCCAATACGGCGCGCCTCGTGGTTTGCATCGTTGTCCTGGGCGGGCAAGCAGGAAAGTGCCCGGCGCATCGCCGGGCACTGCCGTCGCGTGGTGACCTTACTTGAACCAATCGTCGCTCGCCTTGCGTTCCCACGATGCGAGCTGGCGCTCGGCTTCATCCTTGGCGATGCCGTAGCGCTCCTCGAGCTTGCCGAGCAGCTGATCGCGGCGGCCATTGACGACATCGATGTCATTGTCGGTAAGCTCGCCCCACTGCGCCTTGACACGCCCCTTGAGCTGCTTCCAGCTGCCTTCGATACGTTCCCAGTTCATTTCCGTCTCCTAGAAAGATCATGGTTGACCGAGATGACAAGGCATCGCGGCCTTGTCCCCTTCTCGCCCGGCGCCATCGAGGCGCGAGGCCCGTCCGCCGATGCGATTACGGCGCAGGCGAAACGGCTCACGCCGCGAAGGCGCTCGCCTCGCCAGGCGGATGCCCGATGGCGATGGTTTGACTCTAGGTGAACGAGCGGGCAGTCCGTATCAGCCGATTCCCTCGGCCGGTGTAGGAATGCGCTGAGCCGCCGGCCGGCGGTCGCGGCGAGCCTGCACCATGCGCCTGCCGGCGGAAGCATGTAGGAATCGTCTGACACGCTATTGGGACTGGGCTTATATCGCGCGTCCGCTGGCCGACATACGCTTCATTGCAGGCTGTCGCTTGATGCGGCCGATCGTTGACGGATCGGCGGACACTGGCGGCCCACGGCTACGGGAAACGGACTCGCAGTCGCAACCGGTGGCCCGAGGCCTGGCAGGACAAGGCCTGGGTCAGCATAAACGGATAGGAGTGCTTATCATGCTGCACTACACACTGGTATTTTTCATTATCGCCATCATCGCCGCCGCACTGGGGTTTGGCGGCATCGCCGCGGGTGCCGCGGGGATTGCCAAGATCCTGTTCTTTGTCTTCCTGATCATGGCCTTGGTAAGCTTCGTCATGAGCCTGGGGCGATGAGCGACGACATGGGGAAGCGGATCGTTCGGGCAAGCGACGCTGTGCGGCCCGCGATCAGCCAGGATATCAACACCGATTTTTGCGAGAGGCAAAATTGCTGCACGTAGGGATAGTCGACGACCACCAGATCGTGCGTGCCGGCTTCCGGGAGCTGCTTGGCGACACGGCCGACATGCAGATCTGCCTTGAGGCAGCCGATGGCGACGAGGCACTGGAAAAGCTGCGCGCCACGGCTTGCGATGTATTGCTGCTGGATATTTCCCTGCCCGGCAAGAGCGGCGTGGATGTATTGCGCGCGGTGAGGCAGCGCTACCCCGACATGAGGGTCTTGATCCTCAGCGGGTTTCCCGAGGAAAGCTACGCGCTGGCCATGATACGCAATGGGGCAAACGGCTACCTGCACAAGGACTGCGACCAGGCCGAACTGCTGAAGGCGATACGCTCCGTGGCCAACGGACGCAAGTACGTCTCCGCCAATACGGCCGAATTGCTCGCGGACGAACTCAGCGGGAACCGGCCGGAAGCGCCGCATGCCGCATTGTCCGAGCGGGAACTCCAGGTGTTCCTGCGCCTGGCCAAGGGGCGGTCGGTTTCGGACATCGCCGAGCAATTGCACCTGAGCGTGAAAACCATCAGTACCTACCGATCGCGATTGATAGAAAAGCTGGAGGTGTCCAGCAATGCGGAACTTGCCGCTTATGCCATTCGGCACGGCCTGATCACGGATGAATGAGACATGGCTGGTGCGCTTGGGTCACGCGCAAACGAGTTGATACGATCCAACCGACAGGGGCCTGGACGATGACATGCAGTGAGCATCCGGACAATCTGAAAGTCCTCCTGATCGAAGACTCACCGCTGCTGCGGCAGGTGTTGAGCGGCATGATCGAGGATATCGACGGCGTCGAAATCTGCGGTTATGCCGAGGACGAGCAGCATGCCCTGGACATTCTCGAAACGCAGCCCATCGATCTTGCCATTGTCGACATCGAGCTCAAGCAGGGAAGCGGCATCGGCGTGCTCAAGACCCTGGGCGCCAATCCGGAACGCTACGGCACGCCGCATACCGTCATCCTGTCGAACCATTCGCACCCCGCCATGCGCAAGCGTTGCGAGAGCCTGGGCATCGACGCCTTCTTCGACAAGTCGCTTCAGATGAATCAGTTGATCGGCTACGTCCAGGACGCCGTTGCGAGGCGCAGCAACCCCTCCCCTGCCCCCTGATTCAGCCCGGCATCGGCGCCTCGACTTCGATGCAGGTCCCGACGCCGGGGCTCGACGTGATTGTCAGCTTGCCTGCCAGCATGTGCGCACGATGCTGCATGCCCGCCAGACCATGCCGGGCGAGTTGAGGCGAGGACGGGTCGAATCCCACGCCATCGTCCTTCACGCGCAGCCGGATCGTCCTGCCGGCCACGCCCAGCGAGAGGTCGACGCGCTTGGCGCGGGCGTATTTCCGGATATTCGTGAGGGATTCCTGCACGATGCGGAACAAGGCCAGCGATACGTGCTCCGGCAAATCGAGGTCGCCCTCGTGCAGGTCGGTATGAACCTCG
Encoded proteins:
- a CDS encoding DUF1328 family protein codes for the protein MLHYTLVFFIIAIIAAALGFGGIAAGAAGIAKILFFVFLIMALVSFVMSLGR
- a CDS encoding CsbD family protein, which encodes MNWERIEGSWKQLKGRVKAQWGELTDNDIDVVNGRRDQLLGKLEERYGIAKDEAERQLASWERKASDDWFK
- a CDS encoding response regulator transcription factor → MLHVGIVDDHQIVRAGFRELLGDTADMQICLEAADGDEALEKLRATACDVLLLDISLPGKSGVDVLRAVRQRYPDMRVLILSGFPEESYALAMIRNGANGYLHKDCDQAELLKAIRSVANGRKYVSANTAELLADELSGNRPEAPHAALSERELQVFLRLAKGRSVSDIAEQLHLSVKTISTYRSRLIEKLEVSSNAELAAYAIRHGLITDE
- a CDS encoding response regulator; this encodes MTCSEHPDNLKVLLIEDSPLLRQVLSGMIEDIDGVEICGYAEDEQHALDILETQPIDLAIVDIELKQGSGIGVLKTLGANPERYGTPHTVILSNHSHPAMRKRCESLGIDAFFDKSLQMNQLIGYVQDAVARRSNPSPAP